A segment of the Oscillatoria sp. FACHB-1406 genome:
TACTACATTAAACGAGCTAAATCTTACGGTAAAGTTCTCAGTCAAAAATCTCGAGAGTCTACGAATAAGCTACTCGAAATTTTAGCGGGGATGCGCGTGATTAAAACAGTAAATTATGAAGATATCGAATACGATCGCGCCGAATCGTTAATTCGAGAGCGCGAGCAAGCCGAATTGCAGTCTCAAGCGAACTATGCAATCATGGGACCGCTGAATGAAGTTTTAGGGATACTGCTCGTCTTATCGATCGTTGTAGCGGGGCGATCGCTGTTTGCTGGGAGAATTGCGATCGCAACGATTGGGACATTCTTATTCTTGCTTACTCGCCTGATTCCCGTGGTTAGCAACCTCAACGGCGCGCGGAGCAAATTTGCCAATGCCGTTCCTAGCGTCGAAATTGTTTCCGACTTCCTACGGCGCGAAGATAAACCGTTAATGACCAACGGCAACAAACTCTATATCAAACTCGAGCAAGGCATCCATTTTGAAAACTTAAGTTTCGCTTACCCCGGAAGCGACGATTTAGTCCTTAGAGAGATCGATTTGTGGATTCCTAAAGGCAAAAGCGTTGCCCTTGTCGGCTCATCAGGGGCAGGAAAATCGACGGTTGCAGACTTAGTACCGCGATTTTACGATCCGAGCGCGGGCAGAATTACCTTTGATGGGATCGATATCCGAGAGTTTAATATTGGCTCGTTGAGAAAAGGGATGGGGATCGTGAGCCAAGATACCTTTCTATTCAATAATACGATTCGCTATAACATCGCCTATGGGATGGACGCGGCGACGGACGAAGATGTCCTGAAAGCAGCCAAACGGGCCAATGCCTACGAGTTTATCAGTAGTATGCCCCAAGGTTTCGAGACAGAAATCGGCGATCGCGGCGTGATGCTATCCGGCGGACAGCGCCAGCGTCTCGCGATCGCGCGGGCGCTACTGCGGAATCCCGATATCCTAATCTTAGACGAAGCCACCAGCGCCCTCGATACCGTCTCAGAACGCCTCGTCCAAGGTGCGATCGACGAACTCTGTCGCGAACGCACCACCCTCGTCATCGCTCACCGCCTCTCCACCATCCAAAAAGCACACCAAATCGCCGTCATGGACAAAGGGCGCGTTGTGGAAATTGGAACTCACGATGAACTCTTAACGAAAAAGGACGGTCACTACGCGCGCTTGTATAATATGCAATTCTCCGATCGCGCCCGAATGACCCTCCCCAGCAACGAAGCTCTGATTCGCGCTTCCTTAGCCGCCTCCCAAGAAATCCGAACCCGCCTCTCCTACGATATCCGAACCCGTTTGAACTCCATGCTCGGTTCCCTCCGATTGCTCGCTGACGATCTCGTCGATAGTCCCGAAGAACAAAAGGAACTGATGGAGGAATCTTACGACTCCGCCTTACAGATTCTCAAAACCATTCAATCCTTCGAGGAAAAAGCACCGATGTTGCCCCCGGGTTAAAGTTCGGCATTCCGATTACAACAATCCGACAAAATGAAGGGGTCCGTGACCGCTAATCAGTTCGAGGAGTAGGGCGAGGAAACCGAGCATCGCGAGGCGACCGTTCCACACTTCGGCGGTAGAGGTCATCCCCCATTCCCAACGTTCTTGAGGGTACATCTTCATCGCTTTTTTCATAGGACGAGCAACTTCAGAAAAGGTACGAGGGGGACTGTTTAAAGCATCAATAACCAATCCGGCTAAGGCATTGATGAAGCCGGGATAAACGTTAAGAGCGGGAACGCGCTTGAACGTCTCAATCCCCGCTTCTTCAGCAATTTCCCGATATTCGATATCGATTTCTTGGAGGGTTTCGATGTGTTCGGACACGAAACTGATGGGAACGACGAGAAGGTCTTTAACCCCAGCCGCACCGAGTTCTTTGAGCGCGTCTTCTGTGTAGGGTTTGAGCCATTCCACCGGGCCGACGCGACTTTGGTACGCCAGTAGCCAGGGATTGGGGCGATTGAGGGTTTGCATAATCAGTTGAGTGCATTCCTCAATTTCTTTTTGATAAGGATCGCCGCCTTCAGTGACATAACTTGCCGGTACGCCGTGGGCGCTGAAAAAGATCTGAATCTCCGAGCGTTCGCTTTCGGGAAATTTGTCGAGTTCGGCCGCGATGAGATCGGCCATCGCCTGTAAATAGCGC
Coding sequences within it:
- a CDS encoding ABC transporter ATP-binding protein, which encodes MSASRLLLKFALRSRLLVILTVVLSFSGALFNGIGTALIVPVLLGFLGQDVAFKKAPPALAKILSLFDVFPENTKLLVMLGAVFSLIVFKNVANYAALLVGSYFSKTLVNGMRLEGLKLLLELDLDYYAKNKLGSIVNLLNQEIGRTANAIGIAVGMFTSISTIFVFLILLIGLSWQLTVFTTGLLFIVALINNYYIKRAKSYGKVLSQKSRESTNKLLEILAGMRVIKTVNYEDIEYDRAESLIREREQAELQSQANYAIMGPLNEVLGILLVLSIVVAGRSLFAGRIAIATIGTFLFLLTRLIPVVSNLNGARSKFANAVPSVEIVSDFLRREDKPLMTNGNKLYIKLEQGIHFENLSFAYPGSDDLVLREIDLWIPKGKSVALVGSSGAGKSTVADLVPRFYDPSAGRITFDGIDIREFNIGSLRKGMGIVSQDTFLFNNTIRYNIAYGMDAATDEDVLKAAKRANAYEFISSMPQGFETEIGDRGVMLSGGQRQRLAIARALLRNPDILILDEATSALDTVSERLVQGAIDELCRERTTLVIAHRLSTIQKAHQIAVMDKGRVVEIGTHDELLTKKDGHYARLYNMQFSDRARMTLPSNEALIRASLAASQEIRTRLSYDIRTRLNSMLGSLRLLADDLVDSPEEQKELMEESYDSALQILKTIQSFEEKAPMLPPG
- the hemH gene encoding ferrochelatase — protein: MARVGVLLLNLGGPDELEDVRPFLYNLFSDPEIIRLPFPWLQKPLAWLISTRRAKTSQQNYKQIGGGSPLRKITEAQAEALEEKLKAEGCDARVYIGMRYWHPFTEEAIARIKSDRLDKIAILPLYPQFSISTSGSSFRILEKMWQEEPALQQLDYTVIPSWYDNPRYLQAMADLIAAELDKFPESERSEIQIFFSAHGVPASYVTEGGDPYQKEIEECTQLIMQTLNRPNPWLLAYQSRVGPVEWLKPYTEDALKELGAAGVKDLLVVPISFVSEHIETLQEIDIEYREIAEEAGIETFKRVPALNVYPGFINALAGLVIDALNSPPRTFSEVARPMKKAMKMYPQERWEWGMTSTAEVWNGRLAMLGFLALLLELISGHGPLHFVGLL